One Bosea sp. 685 DNA segment encodes these proteins:
- a CDS encoding tetratricopeptide repeat protein, with translation MTILTRSVLPLSALAALGLSSAVMLTGQAVADSSRAKPDSPPIEELRQTCRSGPEPSPAKWPVDAQEIIAQAQTITARHDRALAACNRLIDGGSLSGGELATALLDRGDLLALGTGDAYARALADYDRAIALAPTAAIAFAKRGKAHLLYMRDLRRALRDLDTAIRLDPSQADFLVTRASIQASLGEPDKALVDLDHAIVLAPALEKAWTVRGLTHFNKGDTARAIADFGEAIRLAPDADANYRFRAAARRAAGDQDGARADEAKVRELSSR, from the coding sequence ATGACGATACTCACGCGCTCCGTCCTGCCGCTGTCCGCCCTTGCCGCGCTCGGTTTGTCGTCGGCCGTGATGCTGACGGGGCAAGCCGTTGCAGATAGCAGTCGCGCAAAGCCGGATTCCCCTCCGATTGAGGAATTGCGCCAAACCTGCCGCTCGGGCCCCGAGCCATCGCCTGCGAAATGGCCAGTCGACGCGCAGGAGATCATCGCGCAAGCGCAGACAATCACCGCACGCCATGACCGGGCTCTCGCAGCCTGCAACCGACTGATCGATGGCGGAAGCCTCTCGGGCGGCGAGCTCGCGACCGCCCTCCTCGATCGCGGAGACCTCCTCGCGCTGGGAACCGGCGATGCTTACGCCCGTGCGCTTGCCGATTACGACCGGGCCATCGCCCTTGCTCCGACCGCGGCCATCGCCTTTGCCAAACGTGGCAAGGCTCATCTGCTCTATATGCGGGATCTTCGGCGAGCCTTGCGCGACCTCGATACGGCCATCCGCCTCGACCCGTCGCAGGCTGATTTCCTGGTCACGCGCGCATCGATTCAGGCCTCCCTCGGAGAGCCGGACAAAGCTCTGGTCGATCTCGATCATGCCATCGTCCTGGCGCCCGCATTGGAAAAGGCCTGGACCGTTCGCGGCTTGACCCATTTCAACAAGGGCGACACTGCCCGGGCCATCGCCGATTTCGGGGAAGCCATCCGCCTCGCACCCGATGCGGATGCGAATTATCGCTTCCGCGCCGCAGCCAGGCGGGCAGCCGGCGATCAGGACGGGGCGCGAGCGGACGAAGCCAAGGTGAGAGAGCTATCGTCTCGATAG
- a CDS encoding SDR family NAD(P)-dependent oxidoreductase, giving the protein MSKPLEGRVALVTGASRGIGRAAALAFAQAGAHVVALARTAGALEELDDEILALGGSTTLVPVDLADTAAIEKLGPALLQRWGKLDILLANAGILGPLTPLTHASPKEWANVFDTNVTANWRLLKSVEPALQASDAARVILMSSGAAHKCLAYWGPYSISKAAVEAMARTYAAETVTTPLKVMLVNPGPLRTKMRAEAMPGEDPLTLRTPEELAPHLVEIASPAWSETGKIFDFPQGKVLTPQMPA; this is encoded by the coding sequence ATGTCCAAGCCTTTGGAAGGGCGCGTCGCGCTCGTCACCGGCGCATCGCGCGGCATCGGCCGGGCGGCGGCGCTCGCCTTCGCCCAGGCCGGCGCACATGTCGTCGCGCTTGCCCGCACCGCTGGCGCGCTCGAAGAGCTGGACGACGAGATTCTGGCGTTGGGCGGCAGTACGACGCTCGTCCCGGTCGATCTCGCGGATACCGCCGCGATCGAGAAGCTCGGCCCGGCCCTGCTGCAGCGCTGGGGCAAGCTCGACATCCTCCTGGCCAATGCCGGCATTCTGGGGCCGTTGACGCCGCTGACCCATGCCTCGCCGAAGGAATGGGCCAATGTGTTCGACACCAATGTCACGGCGAATTGGCGCTTGCTGAAATCGGTCGAGCCGGCACTGCAGGCCTCGGACGCCGCCCGCGTGATCCTGATGTCCTCGGGAGCCGCGCATAAATGCCTGGCCTATTGGGGGCCGTATTCGATCTCGAAGGCCGCGGTTGAGGCAATGGCGCGCACCTATGCGGCCGAGACCGTGACGACGCCGCTGAAGGTGATGCTGGTCAATCCCGGCCCGCTGCGGACAAAAATGCGCGCCGAGGCGATGCCGGGCGAGGATCCGCTGACGCTCAGGACGCCGGAGGAGCTGGCGCCGCATCTGGTCGAGATCGCCTCGCCCGCATGGAGCGAGACCGGCAAGATCTTCGATTTCCCGCAGGGAAAAGTTCTGACGCCGCAAATGCCGGCTTAA
- the purF gene encoding amidophosphoribosyltransferase produces MTPQTEAEAAFDPNADRLREECGVFGIFGHADAAALTALGLHALQHRGQEAAGIVTFDGKRFHSERRLGLVGDAFSEVSVIEKLKGKQAIGHVRYSTTGETILRNVQPLFAELHGGGFAVAHNGNLTNGLTLRRNLVRDGAIYQSTSDTEVLLHLVARSRKSHFIERFVEAIRQIEGAYAFVGITNKKLIGVRDPLGIRPLVLGELDGCPILTSETCALDIIGAKFIREVENGEVVVISESGIESHKPFPPVAERPCIFEYIYFARPDSIVKGRSIYERRKQMGAQLASEAPANADVIVPVPDSGVPAALGFSQASGIPFELGIIRNHYVGRTFIEPTQKVRELGVRLKHSANRSVVEGKSIVLVDDSIVRGTTSLKIVKMMREAGAREVHFRISSPPITHPDYYGIDTPDREKLLAATHSLEEMRQFVGADSLAFLSVDGLYRAMGHAGRDPARPQFTDHCFTGDYPTSLTDLVGESAKQQISLLAEAG; encoded by the coding sequence ATGACGCCGCAGACCGAAGCCGAAGCTGCCTTTGACCCCAATGCCGACCGGCTGCGGGAGGAATGCGGCGTCTTCGGCATCTTCGGACATGCCGATGCCGCAGCGCTCACGGCGCTGGGCCTGCACGCCCTGCAGCATCGCGGTCAGGAGGCCGCGGGCATCGTGACCTTCGATGGCAAGCGCTTCCACTCCGAGCGCAGGCTCGGCCTTGTCGGCGACGCCTTCTCGGAAGTCTCCGTCATCGAGAAGCTCAAGGGCAAGCAGGCCATCGGCCATGTGCGCTACTCGACCACGGGCGAGACCATCCTGCGCAACGTCCAGCCGCTTTTCGCCGAGCTCCATGGCGGCGGTTTCGCGGTCGCGCATAACGGCAACCTGACCAACGGCCTGACCCTGCGGCGCAATCTCGTCCGCGACGGCGCGATCTACCAGTCGACCTCGGACACCGAGGTGCTGCTGCATCTCGTCGCGCGCAGCCGCAAATCGCATTTCATCGAGCGCTTCGTCGAGGCGATCCGCCAGATCGAGGGTGCCTATGCCTTCGTCGGCATCACCAACAAGAAGCTGATCGGCGTGCGCGATCCGCTCGGCATCCGCCCGCTCGTGCTGGGCGAGCTCGATGGCTGCCCGATCCTGACCTCCGAGACCTGCGCGCTCGACATCATCGGCGCGAAGTTCATCCGCGAGGTCGAGAACGGCGAAGTCGTCGTCATCTCCGAGAGCGGCATCGAGAGCCACAAGCCCTTCCCGCCGGTCGCCGAGCGGCCCTGCATCTTCGAATACATCTATTTCGCCCGCCCCGATTCGATCGTGAAGGGCCGCAGCATCTATGAGCGCCGCAAGCAGATGGGCGCGCAGCTCGCCTCCGAAGCCCCGGCCAATGCCGATGTGATCGTGCCCGTGCCCGATTCCGGCGTGCCCGCCGCGCTCGGCTTCTCGCAGGCCAGCGGCATCCCCTTCGAGCTCGGCATCATCCGCAACCATTATGTCGGCCGCACATTCATCGAGCCGACGCAGAAGGTCCGCGAACTCGGCGTGCGCCTGAAGCATTCGGCCAACCGCTCGGTGGTCGAGGGCAAGAGCATCGTGCTCGTCGACGATTCGATTGTGCGCGGCACGACCTCGCTCAAGATCGTCAAGATGATGCGCGAGGCCGGCGCGCGCGAAGTGCATTTCCGCATCTCCTCGCCGCCGATTACCCATCCCGATTATTACGGTATCGACACGCCCGACCGCGAAAAGCTGCTCGCCGCGACGCATTCGCTCGAGGAGATGCGCCAGTTCGTCGGCGCCGATTCGCTGGCCTTCCTGTCGGTCGACGGGCTCTATCGCGCCATGGGCCATGCCGGGCGCGACCCGGCCCGCCCGCAATTCACCGACCATTGCTTCACCGGCGATTACCCGACCTCGCTGACCGATCTGGTCGGCGAGAGCGCCAAGCAGCAGATTTCGCTGCTGGCAGAAGCCGGCTGA
- a CDS encoding CvpA family protein, protein MPVTILDLVVVGVVLISALLAAVRGLTREVLAIASWVTAAAVAWVFHPQLLPLAKQYIPNETIALIAAIAALFLVTLIVVSLVTARISDFVLDSRIGALDRTLGFVFGAGRGLLLAVVGYLFFSALLPEKNLPSWAKDARARPILEETGRSLLTMLPQDINSDMIKKMLKPKTGEEPTEAPAEEPRAPASPTADPQRRTQVPDANDKQALQRVIEAGKAPTPAQPRP, encoded by the coding sequence ATGCCTGTCACCATCCTCGATCTCGTCGTTGTCGGCGTGGTTTTGATCTCGGCATTGCTGGCCGCCGTGCGCGGCCTGACGCGCGAAGTGCTGGCGATTGCCTCCTGGGTCACCGCTGCGGCCGTGGCCTGGGTCTTTCACCCCCAGCTCTTGCCCCTCGCCAAGCAGTATATCCCCAATGAAACCATCGCCTTGATCGCGGCGATCGCGGCATTGTTCCTGGTGACCTTGATCGTGGTGTCGCTGGTGACCGCGCGGATTTCGGACTTCGTGTTGGATTCGCGCATCGGCGCGCTGGACCGGACACTCGGCTTCGTCTTCGGCGCCGGTCGCGGCCTGCTCCTCGCCGTCGTCGGCTATTTGTTCTTCAGCGCGCTGCTGCCCGAGAAGAACCTGCCGTCCTGGGCCAAGGATGCGCGCGCCCGCCCGATTCTGGAGGAAACCGGCCGCTCGCTCTTGACGATGCTGCCGCAAGACATCAACTCCGACATGATCAAGAAGATGCTCAAGCCCAAGACGGGTGAGGAGCCGACAGAGGCGCCGGCCGAGGAGCCTCGCGCCCCCGCCAGCCCGACCGCCGACCCACAGCGCCGCACCCAGGTGCCCGATGCCAACGACAAGCAGGCATTGCAGCGGGTGATCGAAGCTGGCAAAGCACCGACGCCTGCCCAACCCCGTCCGTAA
- the radA gene encoding DNA repair protein RadA yields the protein MAKRGPTYICQACGAVYHRWQGKCDACGTWSSLSEEAQAAPVPGGRTSSNGKARGRVFALETLKGDTQDAPRIKAGIGELDRVTGGGFVPGSVLLIGGNPGIGKSTLLMQACAALALSGRRVVYVSGEESTGQVRLRAERMGLAEAPVDLAAETNVEDIIATLGQGSRPALVVIDSIQTMWSGEVESAPGTVTQVRGSAQALIRYAKTSGACLILVGHVTKDGQIAGPRVVEHMVDAVLSFEGEGAHAFRILRAQKNRFGPTDEIGVFEMTGMGLSEVTNPSALFLADRDQAAPGAAVFAGIEGTRPVLVEIQALVAPTSLGTPRRAVVGWENSRLAMVLAVLETHAGLKLGQHDVYLNVAGGLRVNEPAADLAVAAALVSSLSGAILPPESVYFGEIALSGAIRPVSVAPARLREASKLGFESALMPSGGADTGDGGGLMLRRFGHVTELVADIAARAPRRDVK from the coding sequence ATGGCCAAGCGCGGTCCGACCTATATCTGCCAGGCTTGCGGAGCGGTCTATCATCGCTGGCAAGGCAAATGCGACGCCTGCGGCACCTGGTCCTCGCTATCTGAGGAAGCGCAGGCCGCGCCTGTTCCCGGTGGCCGCACCTCATCGAACGGCAAGGCGCGCGGACGCGTCTTCGCTCTGGAGACCCTGAAGGGCGACACGCAGGACGCGCCACGCATCAAGGCCGGCATCGGCGAACTCGACCGCGTCACCGGCGGCGGCTTCGTGCCAGGCTCGGTGCTGCTGATCGGCGGCAATCCCGGCATCGGCAAATCGACCTTGCTGATGCAGGCCTGCGCCGCTCTCGCGCTTTCGGGCCGCCGCGTCGTCTATGTCTCGGGCGAGGAATCGACCGGCCAGGTCCGCTTGCGCGCCGAGCGCATGGGGCTGGCCGAAGCCCCGGTCGATCTGGCGGCGGAGACCAATGTCGAGGACATCATCGCGACCTTGGGCCAGGGCAGCCGCCCTGCCCTGGTGGTGATCGATTCGATCCAGACCATGTGGTCGGGCGAGGTCGAGAGCGCGCCGGGCACCGTCACCCAGGTTCGCGGCTCGGCGCAGGCGCTGATCCGCTATGCCAAGACCAGCGGCGCCTGCCTGATTCTCGTCGGCCATGTCACCAAGGACGGGCAGATCGCCGGCCCCCGTGTCGTCGAGCACATGGTCGACGCCGTGCTCTCCTTCGAGGGCGAAGGCGCGCATGCCTTCCGCATCCTGCGCGCCCAGAAGAACCGTTTCGGCCCCACAGACGAAATCGGCGTTTTTGAGATGACCGGGATGGGCCTGTCGGAGGTTACCAACCCCTCGGCGCTTTTCCTCGCGGACCGGGATCAGGCGGCGCCGGGCGCAGCGGTCTTCGCCGGGATCGAGGGCACGCGGCCCGTACTGGTCGAGATCCAGGCCCTGGTCGCTCCGACCTCGCTGGGCACGCCGCGCCGTGCCGTCGTCGGCTGGGAGAACAGCCGCCTGGCCATGGTGCTGGCCGTGCTCGAGACCCATGCCGGGCTCAAGCTTGGCCAGCACGATGTCTATCTGAATGTCGCCGGCGGCCTGCGGGTCAACGAGCCCGCCGCCGATCTGGCGGTCGCCGCCGCGCTGGTCTCATCGCTGAGCGGGGCGATCCTGCCGCCGGAATCGGTCTATTTCGGTGAGATCGCGCTGTCTGGCGCGATTCGGCCGGTATCGGTCGCGCCCGCGCGGCTGCGCGAGGCTTCCAAGCTCGGCTTCGAATCGGCATTGATGCCGTCAGGCGGCGCGGATACGGGCGATGGCGGCGGGCTGATGCTGCGGCGCTTCGGCCATGTCACGGAGCTCGTTGCCGATATCGCGGCGCGGGCGCCTCGCAGAGATGTGAAATGA